The proteins below come from a single Triticum aestivum cultivar Chinese Spring chromosome 5D, IWGSC CS RefSeq v2.1, whole genome shotgun sequence genomic window:
- the LOC123126251 gene encoding uncharacterized protein — protein MNSSAVTCCCPPPSPAPGGKASPSPRLNNKSSTRIGRRDLVLRSSELATLAAIFHFSGTKPSYLGVQKRPPALALCPATNNCVSTSERISDSNHYAPPWNYNPKDGPRGKPISKDEAMKELIEVVTKTKPDNFSPRVVEKGDDYVRVEYESPIFGFVDDVEFWFPPGNKSIVQYRSASRSGFIDFNANKKRVKELRLGLEKKGWASESTF, from the exons ATGAACTCGTCGGCGGTCACCTGCTGCTGCCCCCCACCATCCCCCGCTCCCGGCGGCAAGGCATCACCCTCTCCACGCCTTAACAACAAGAGCAGCACAAGAATCGGACGAAG GGACCTGGTGCTCAGGAGCAGCGAGCTCGCCACgctcgccgccatcttccacttcAG TGGCACCAAGCCGAGCTACCTTGGCGTGCAGAAGAGGCCCCCCGCCCTCGCCTTGTGCCCGGCGACCAACAACTGCGTGTCCACGTCGGAGAGGATAAGCGACTCCAATCACTACGCTCCCCCATG GAATTACAATCCCAAGGATGGCCCCAGGGGTAAACCCATAAGCAAAGATGAGGCCATGAAAGAGCTCATTGAAGTT GTGACCAAGACAAAGCCGGACAACTTCAGTCCTCGTGTGGTAGAGAAAGGAGACGACTATGTTCGAGTTGAATACGAGAGCCCTATATTCGGG TTTGTAGATGACGTCGAGTTCTGGTTCCCTCCTGGCAACAAATCAATTGTTCAGTACCGATCAGCGTCTCGGTCAGGATTCATCGACTTTAATGCTAACAAGAAGAGAGTAAAG GAGCTGAGATTGGGACTGGAAAAGAAGGGCTGGGCTTCAGAAAGCACCTTCTGA